A DNA window from Moorella thermoacetica contains the following coding sequences:
- a CDS encoding initiation control protein YabA: MSTNLPEDTGGMLTVALAGLEGQLNEVLKETRRLRARVAALEEENQRLRAMILAAGEGESGRQQLVRLYNEGYHVCPPHFARVRGNEGCLFCQSFLEKKGLLPDG, translated from the coding sequence ATGAGCACTAATCTACCGGAGGATACCGGGGGCATGCTGACAGTCGCCCTGGCCGGGTTGGAAGGGCAGCTGAATGAGGTCCTTAAGGAAACCCGGCGCCTGCGGGCCAGGGTCGCTGCCCTGGAAGAAGAAAACCAGCGCTTGCGGGCCATGATCCTGGCTGCCGGCGAGGGGGAGAGTGGGCGCCAGCAGCTGGTGCGCCTTTATAATGAAGGTTACCACGTCTGCCCGCCCCATTTTGCCCGGGTACGGGGTAATGAGGGCTGCCTTTTTTGCCAGAGTTTCCTGGAAAAGAAGGGGTTACTGCCCGATGGCTAG